A genomic stretch from Coregonus clupeaformis isolate EN_2021a chromosome 23, ASM2061545v1, whole genome shotgun sequence includes:
- the LOC121536875 gene encoding protein mono-ADP-ribosyltransferase PARP4 isoform X1, with amino-acid sequence MFSTLQESNSRTSTRVYAMALFDNCSVVLELKNVPYKEKKRLKLAITENGGSISYVVNKQCTLIVTSSVSSLSSSRVRNVKKHQIPVVGVEYVSRCLEKGVLLPVEEYRLSPPPSTPPSLFTPRPASPSPSQSVLKVTSQPAAEQKSEVQSLTLNAVNQAERAKNPKRTGTYLGKFKVYTESDNDLPTYPTNFQVAKYSIFEKANSSTWSVLELQSSRGKGGQQQYRVVRYWREDHGAKSEAVQDKQVFFSVSEEAVKVYQTLRKELQVRGLTLRTTLPPEVPDLGSASLQQLLLEEKLSCSTLSQEVGVFVELLWAEALGCLDNVLKVPFTSLSLNDVSRAEGLLLQVQRRLRQGEGPDTEVVSLMEEVYTLLPHKTDLSRLPVHTKLISSQLDLCQLIRDVLNVSEVTLRSTAPSCLGKYRALRCSIERVPPGPEFLSVTELLQDRQVQILQVLKVSREVELQMFREGLGNIKPLLHSSSPSSFVGILSRGLLLPRVGVEHHGIERTDIGNLGGGIYFSDSMSTSLRYSKPSVTDGSRLLLVCDVALGRCTHLQKRDSSLTHAPEGYHSVHGVRCTPKTPSEFEDDEYVVYSPEQVRLQYVVQFRLEEDQLKDFQPTIDTSSTVLPLPVSPSDLVSCGEDEEGVGRCKNPLEEVTAGLLDSSGQPLPLQAVHVRAKLMDLLCQVIIFQTYTNQRTAPIEAKYVFPLDDSAAVCGFEAFINGKHVVGQVKEKQQARKEYKQAIERGHGAYLMDQDAPDVFTISVGNLPASATVLIKVTFVTELVVMEGLINFSLPGSVVPWQQSSALNQRTQVTLEKVCVTNLDSQGAFSLDMCIEMPNEIINLRCLTHKVKIKRTDCKAVVRTCPGETLGPDGFLLCFSLAQIHLPRMWVEKHPDKESQACMLVFYPDFEPSPSSMSDPSEVIILLDSSESMRGEALQNARRIALQLLNTLDHHSVRVNVISFGSDQQEAFLSAHPLVEALKPAKKFIMSSQPVGGSTELWRPLRSLSLLPPSQGVRNLLLLSDGHVQNQALTMQLVKEHCQHSRLFTCGLSPTANRHMLRALAQAGGGAYEFFDTKTKHTWIEKVACQVKRMVSPGCSSVSVKWQQFNPSASPPVQAPSQLHALFSDCHTLVYGFVQHCTQATLLGDLSGQDIETMVSTTELQKTRGTFLHKLTARAVIRDYEDGSLHTNEAEHEGKKAELKSFIIELSKEFSILSQFTSFVAIEERDSEQPDMGFTDVPKLISDEDVDFLPYLSWQRDEEEDLGSGMASMSDSIDSEPGRVFLKVYEEEEGGVEKENWSMHPEDPLGGSVFMHSEVLSHPYSCTQLMSVSLVTPSAASKQLDMLETLQSQRKRVRRALGRQEDGHRKVCADPAFDPVEPQRWKMGMPLSRKKSPPHLPHPSPCYSSPPPLPSVLHSQRKSLLVSDALPPQPQSLSAAVSDSLNPPSAPVSNERQAMSCTREAPPRPFSGISHTATFQRLQAGGDMPLSKPPEPYPVKVSMCKTSNVVDMYHGLPEDMEYGLVELDHCQQPPVLPASVPSSAFGFRGGWAGSQSSRPQGSLFEATASTSLISGLVPSGGLFGASSEGVVISGGGKWPLPPLNLAPSAMLHFGASTAGRPPQGSLFGSPSTSSMTTGLAAPGISFGSIEGAKAAPPPPPPVGSAPPMGFSFGATPTGGLLQGSGISLLPTAHGAHLTRPLVALHGSTRSSSEAAGPRESSLFGSPLGTQQLIRRPRQLLPLLQRIKPQPQKHLVVRKDLLKCEGDSERRGGFEFRKNILDVVKWPEIFALQHSEGFWECSGSLGSLLNVDVTYFANVFLKKKGISSLGVRAHADILRLVASLLVLQLMRVRRLEEGKLLLSLFRLDLDHAPQPRGERWEAVRRAVDWVCWADREYPCVCSRLEFGWDWESSTRQLLGIDAPHPHSPLILLGTTGGVRAK; translated from the exons atgttctCAACACTGCAAGAAAGCAATAGTCGGACGTCTACTCGAGTTTACG CTATGGCTCTGTTTGACAACTGTTCTGTGGTTTTGGAGCTGAAGAATGTGCCTTATAAGGAGAAGAAGAGACTGAAGCTGGCAATAACAGAGAATGGGGGCAGCATTTCCTATGTGGTCAATAAACAG tgCACTCTGATAGTGACAAGCAGCGTGTCCAGTCTGAGCTCCAGCCGGGTGCGGAATGTGAAGAAGCACCAAATTCCAGTAGTAGGGGTGGAGTATGTGTCACGCTGCCTGGAAAAGGGAGTCCTGCTGCCTGTAGAGGAGTACCGcctttccccccctccctctacccctccctctctcttcacacCCAGACCggcctcaccctctccctctcagtcAG TTCTGAAGGTGACGAGCCAGCCGGCTGCAGAACAGAAGTCTGAAGTTCAGTCACTCACTCTGAATGCTGTCAATCAAGCCGAGAGGGCAAAGAATCCAAAGAGAACTGGAACTTACCTGGGCAAATTCAA aGTGTACACTGAAAGTGACAATGATCTTCCAACATATCCAACAAATTTCCAAGTGGCCAAATACTCAATTTTTGAAAAG GCTAACAGCAGCACATGGTCGGTGTTGGAGCTGCAGAGTAGCAGAGGAAAGGGAGGACAGCAGCAGTACCGTGTAGTGAGGTACTGGAGAGAGGACCATGGTGCTAAG TCAGAAGCTGTGCAAGACAAGCAGGTGTTCTTCTCTGTCTCAGAGGAGGCTGTGAAGGTCTATCAGACTCTCAGGAAGGAGCTGCAGGTCAGAGGCCTCACACTGAGGACCACCCTCCCTCCAGAGGTTCCGGACCTGGGCTCTGCCAGCCTGCAGCAG CTGCTGCTGGAGGAGAAGCTGAGCTGCAGCACCCTATCACAGGAAGTGGGTGTGTTCGTGGAGCTGCTCTGGGCAGAGGCCCTTGGTTGTCTGGACAACGTCCTCAAGGTTCCATTCACCAGCCTCAGTCTCAACGAT gTGAGCAGGGCTGAAGGGCTGCTGCTACAGGTCCAgaggaggctgagacagggggaggggcCAGACACTGAGGTGGTCTCGCTGATGGAGGAGGTCTACACCCTCCTGCCCCACAAAACGGACCTGTCCCGCCTCCCCGTCCACACTAAACTTATCTCATCACAGCTGGACCTctgccag TTAATCAGAGATGTGTTGAATGTCAGCGAGGTCACGCTGAGAAGCACTGCCCCTTCCTGTCTCGGGAAGTACCGTGCCCTGAGGTGCAGCATTGAAAGAGTTCCCCCTGGTCCTGAGTTTCTGTCTGTCACCGAACTGCTACAGGACAG acaggTGCAGATCCTGCAGGTTCTGAAAGTAAGCAGAGAGGTGGAGCTACAGATGTTTAGGGAGGGGCTTGGAAACATTAagcccctcctccactcctctagcCCCAGCAGCTTTGTGGGGATCTTGTCTCg GGGTCTGTTACTGCCCAGGGTTGGAGTGGAGCATCATGGAATTGAGAGAACAGACATTGGGAATTTGGGCGGTGGCATCTATTTCAGTGATTCAATGAG TACCAGTTTGAGGTACTCTAAGCCCAGTGTGACGGACGGCAGTCGGCTGCTGCTGGTGTGTGACGTGGCGTTGGGGCGCTGTACGCACCTCCAGAAGAGGGACAGCAGCCTGACTCACGCCCCCGAGGGATACCACAGTGTACATGGGGTCCGCTGTACCCCCAAGACACCCTCTGAGTTTGAG GATGATGAGTACGTCGTGTACAGCCCGGAGCAGGTGAGGCTGCAGTATGTGGTTCAGTTCAGACTGGAGGAGGACCAGCTGAAAGACTTCCAGCCCACCATAGATACTTCCTCTACCGTGCTgccacttcctgtctctccctctgaccTCG TGTCCTGTGGTGAGGATGAGGAGGGTGTTGGGAGGTGTAAAAACCCTCTAGAGGAGGTGACTGCAGGCCTGCTGGACAGTTCTGGACAACCACTCCCTCTACAGGCCGTCCACGTCAGGGCCAAGCTGATGGATCTGCTCTGCCAG GTCATCATCTTCCAGACATACACCAATCAGAGAACAGCCCCCATCGAAGCCAAATACGTCTTCCCATTGGATGATTCTGCTGCTGTGTGTGGCTTTGAGGCCTTCATCAATGGGAAGCATGTAGTGGGACAG gtgaaggagaagcagcaggCACGTAAAGAGTATAAACAGGCTATAGAGAGAGGCCATGGAGCTTACCTAATGGACCAGGATGCACCT GATGTGTTCACCATCAGCGTTGGGAACCTGCCTGCCAGTGCCACCGTCCTGATCAAAGTCACCTTCGTCACCGAGCTCGTCGTCATGGAGGGCCTGATCAACTTCTCGCTGCCCGGTAGTGTGGTGCCATGGCAACAGAGCTCGGCGCTCAACCAGAGGACTCAG gtgacTTTGGAGAAGGTGTGTGTGACCAACCTGGATTCCCAGGG GGCGTTCAGTCTGGACATGTGTATTGAAATGCCCAATGAGATCATCAACCTGCGCTGtctcacccacaaagtcaagatCAAG AGGACAGACTGTAAGGCGGTGGTGAGGACGTGTCCAGGTGAGACTCTGGGCCCAGATGGGTTCCTGCTCTGCTTCAGTCTGGCTCAGATCCACCTGCCCAGGATGTGGGTGGAGAAACACCCAGACAAAGAAAGCCAG GCCTGTATGTTGGTGTTCTACCCAGACTTTGAGCCCAGCCCCAGTTCCATGTCTGACCCCAGTGAAGTTATCATTCTGTTGGACTCGTCTGAGTCCATGAGAGGAGAAGCTCTCCAGAATGCCAGGAGAATTGCCCTGCAGCTCCTCAATACCCTGGACCACCACAGCGTCCGAGTCAACGTCATCTCCTTTGGCTCAG ACCAGCAGGAGGCTTTCCTCTCTGCCCACCCTCTAGTCGAGGCCCTCAAACCAGCCAAGAAGTTCATCATG tcCTCCCAACCTGTTGGGGGCAGCACCGAGCTGTGGAGGCCCCTGCGCAGCCTGAGTCTGCTGCCTCCGTCGCAGGGTGTGAGgaacctgctgctgctgtcaGACGGCCACGTCCAGAACCAGGCGCTGACCATGCAGCTGGTCAAAGAGCATTGCCAGCACAGCCGCCTCTTCACCTGCGGCCTCAGCCCAACAGCCAATCGCCACATGTTGCGGGCCCTGGCCCAGGCAGGGGGAGGGGCCTATGAGTTCTTTGACACAAAGACAAAGCACACCTGGATAGAGAAG GTGGCGTGTCAGGTGAAGCGCATGGTGTCTCCAGGCTGCAGCTCTGTGTCTGTGAAGTGGCAGCAGTTTAACCCCTCAGCATCCCCCCCTGTCCAGGCCCCCTCTCAGCTCCACGCACTCTTCTCTGATTGCCACACCCTGGTCTACGGCTTTGTGCAACACTGTACACAG GCCACTCTTCTTGGAGACCTGAGTGGTCAGGACATTGAGACCATGGTGTCCACCACTGAGCTGCAGAAGACCAGGGGCACG ttccTTCATAAGCTTACAGCGAGGGCCGTTATCAGAGACTACGAGGATGGCAGTCTTCACACCAACGAGGCCGAACATGAG GGGAAGAAAGCAGAGCTGAAGTCCTTCATCATTGAGCTGAGCAAAGAGTTCTCCATCCTGTCTCAGTTCACCAGCTTTGTGGCCATCGAGGAGAGG GACTCAGAGCAGCCTGACATGGGCTTCACAGACGTTCCCAAGCTCATCTCAGATGAGGACGTCGACTTCTTACCTTACCTCAGCTggcagagagatgaggaggaggatctGGGAAGTGGGATGGCCTCCATGTCAGACTCGATAGATAGCGAGCCAGGGCGTGTTTTCCTCAAAGTctacgaggaggaggagggaggggtggagaaggagaatTGGTCAATG CACCCTGAAGACCCACTTGGTGGCTCAGTATTCATGCATAGTGAGGTTCTGTCTCACCCCTATTCATGTACCCAATTGATGTCAGTCAGCCTAGTCACCCCATCCGCTGCTTCCAAACAACTGGATATGCTGGAGACCCTCCAGTCTCAACGAAAGAGAGTGAGGCGGGCGCTCGGTAGACAGGAGGACGGACACAGGAAGGTTTGTGCCGATCCGGCCTTTGACCCTGTAGAGCCCCAGAGGTGGAAAATGGGAATGCCTCTCTCCCGGAAGAagtctcctcctcatcttcctcatccttctccttgttattcctctcctcctcctcttccatccgTTCTTCATTCACAGCGTAAGTCTCTCCTTGTGTCTGATGCTCTTCCTCCTCAGCCGCAGTCTCTCTCCGCCGCAGTTTCAGATTCTCTGAATCCTCCCTCTGCTCCTGTCTCAAATGAGCGTCAAGCAATGAGTTGCACAAGGGAGGCCCCTCCGAGACCTTTTAGTGGTATCTCCCATACTGCTACGTTCCAGAGACTGCAAGCCGGTGGGGACATGCCACTATCCAAACCCCCAGAGCCCTATCCTGTGAAAGTGTCAATGTGTAAGACTAGCAATGTGGTGGACATGTATCATGGCTTACCTGAGGATATGGAATATGGACTGGTGGAGTTGGACCACTGCCAGCAGCCTCCTGTTCTCCCTGCCTCTGTGCCCTCTTCAGCGTTTGGTTTCAGGGGCGGGTGGGCAGGGTCTCAAAGCAGCCGACCTCAAGGTTCTTTGTTCGAGGCCACAGCCAGTACAAGTTTAATTTCAGGTTTGGTGCCCTCTGGTGGTTTATTTGGGGCTTCTTCAGAAGGAGTGGTGATTTCTGGTGGTGGAAAGTGGCCTCTACCTCCCCTTAACCTTGCACCATCAGCAATGTTACATTTTGGGGCATCAACTGCAGGCAGACCACCTCAAGGCTCCCTGTTTGGCTCCCCTTCAACCAGTTCTATGACTACAGGTTTAGCAGCCCCTGGTATCTCATTTGGCTCTATTGAGGGAGCGAAGGccgcccccccaccccctccacctGTAGGCTCAGCCCCACCAATGGGGTTTAGTTTTGGGGCAACACCTACTGGCGGACTACTTCAAGGCTCTGGTATCTCACTTTTACCCACCGCTCATGGCGCTCATCTGACCCGTCCTTTAGTGGCCTTACATGGTTCTACAAGGTCCAGTTCTGAGGCAGCAGGGCCACGTGAATCCTCTCTCTTCGGTAGCCCTCTTGGGACACAACAACTAATAAGACGACCACGTCAACTACTACCGTTACTACAGCGAATAAAACCACAACCACAAAAACATCTGGTGGTAAGAAAGGACTTACTGAAATGTGAAGGAGATAGTGAAAG GAGGGGTGGTTTTGAATTCAGGAAGAATATTCTTGATGTAGTGAAATGGCCAGAGATTTTTGCCCTCCAGCACTCA GAAGGTTTCTGGGAGTGTTCTGGCAGCCTGGGATCCCTCCTCAATGTGGATGTGACATACTTTGCGAACGTTTTCCTGAAGAAGAAGGGCATAAGCTCTTTAG gtgtgagGGCTCATGCTGACATCCTGAGGCTGGTGGCCAGTCTGCTGGTGCTGCAGCTGATGAGGGTGAGGAGGCTGGAGGAGGGGAAGCTGCTGCTCAGCCTGTTCCGTCTGGACCTGGACCACGCTCCTCAGCCTAG GGGTGAGCGCTGGGAGGCGGTGAGGAGGGCGGTGGACTGGGTGTGTTGGGCAGACAGGGAGTATCCGTGTGTGTGCAGCAGACTGGAGTTTGGCTGGGACTGGGAGTCGTCCACACGCCAGCTTCTGGGAATCGACGCCCCACACCCCCACTCTCCCCTCATCCTACTGGGGACCACAGGGGGAGTGAGGGCCAAATGA